AAATGATGTAATCGATTTAACCAACAATACAATACAAGTTTTGGCAACTTGCCAAACCAttattttctgttctttgtTTTACTAAACTGATAACACTAGTTTTTACTCAACCTAAACATTTTTCATGTGGTTTTCTCGACATAAGTTATGTTAATAACATAGTTTGTTGTTTCACTAACCAAGAAAAGTAAAAGGGTAAACAAGTCACATACTAAAACTTGAAAATAGCGGCACCACTTGATGGCTTGGAAGCAAAAACATAGAGGCCAAGATCGTCCTTGTTAATGATCCCTTTTTCAATCCTTGATTGGTAGAACCGTTCCTGATACACAACCAAACCAAGTTGTATCGAATCTCAAACAATTGCTTGTTCCAAACAATAAGGGTGAAATTTCTTTTGAGAATGTTTGGTTTACATAGAGATCTTACAAAAAAACCTTAGAAACTGACGTGGGTACGCTAGATTATAAAGtacattttattgtaaaataaatataaacgaATCACTTTAAGTTTCGTcagcatataaacttacttttgtaAGATCTTTGTATAGACCTGAcacttttgatttctttttgggACAATAGAAAACGAACCTTCAGATTGAAGATGAATTGTGGGACAATGCTCTCTTTCACTAAAGCGACAGCACAACCACCCCATCCAGCTCCTGTAAGCCTTGCCCCAAGGGCACCATGTTCCCGACATATATTTACAAGTTCTTCCAGCTCAGGGCAGCTGGttataagaaaacaaataaaaaaagtgaataccAATGTATGATGTGAAATAGGCAGGGAATTTTTCCAAGAGGAATAGCTATTGCAGAATATACAAATAGTAATGAATTTAAAGTTTTAACGAAATCCTTCAAAAGCAACAGAGATTTCGCCTGCATTCGTCTCTTTCTCTCTAAGTACAGAGGTTTCAACACCAAAAGTAGATGTTCATGATGAGTTTTTCATAAATGCTCCATTTTCGCTAAAAGAACATTCAAATGTGCAATGCTTATGAAGAAAATCATTAACATACGAGCTGCAAATTTATAATGTTCACAtctttttatgaagtttttacTAATAATGAGAAAGTAGTAAGAgtacgtgcatgtgcatgtgcattaTGGAAGATGGATTAGAACATTTTTACCTGCACTCATAAAAAACACTGCAGCTGTAATGGCTCTCATTCATAAGGTCGCCAAGCTTCTTCAGCTTGTCCTCCTCACTAGAAAAACAATTATGCGAATTGTAGTCTCAAGAAAACAGGACTTGGATGATAACATGAAAAGGTTTTACAAAATGCAAATATTGAATAGCAGGGAATCTAGGAAgactcaaaatataataagaacaaaaaacaaaatcacccAAACCACAAAGTTATATTGGGAGAGAGAGCTTGattcaaaaactaaattttagttCTCAAGTCCAAACCCAGTGCATAATATTCAAATGCGTATAAAAGAATAACAGCAACTCGTGTCACAAACATAACAATCAGGAACATATAATGCACATATCATGGTGACTATGTATTATGCTGGACATCAACAACCCTCCTCTTTCTTAGCTTAGACCAGCCTAGAGAATGGATTATGACAATAAGGGATGACATGGGCAGAGTTGTGTGCATTTACAAATGTTTGATCACAACTAGTAAAGCTCGATAGCATTCATGAGTGTGAAATCATAGGATAGAAACAAGATGCACCAAATGAGAATATGAACCAAAAAACTGAAGCATGTATaagtacagaaaaaaaaaactaggttCAATAGATATTTCGTACCTTAACTCTGATGCCACAGTATCCTTGAATGCATGTACTCGCTTGGCCTCGGAATACACATGAGACGCTCGCTGAAGATAAGTTCGtcataaataaagaatattttgaaccaGAAATGAACAAAGAAATCACTTTCTGATTATTGAACCGCATTCCAAGACATGCTATTCaaagggttaaaaaaaaaaaaagataaagtttgactaataaattactaatactatatttatGTAGCAATTAACCATTCTGAATATCATAAGAAGGATTAGTAATAAGATGCTGGTACAGGACCGTAAGGTGATTAGACCTGGGGGAAACAACAGAGAAAGCTGCCGTCGGAATTATTATAGCCCCCACCCCTTCCTTTTTTTGCCATTTTAGAAAATTACAATAATCCAGAGTCATGAAGTTTGCATGTCCCAAACAATACAAatcatgaacttttttttttatgtagattagGGGCCAATAAGCATGACTGTATAGATTCGTAAAGAAGAAACCTCGGCAAGTGGCTACCCAACTACAACACGTTAAATTTAGGATTCAGCAGGTCAGCCACATTTTAAACCAGTTGGCCCTGATTCAACTGGCTTGTTGGCATGGTGAGTCTTTGAATCCAGGCCTATGTGATATGTGCGCACACACCCATGCAATCTAAAGTACATGCATGCGAGAACTGGCagtggttttgtttttaaatctaATATGTGCAttaattttctatcattttttattaatgtatcTTTATTACTATTATAGTAGCCCCTCAAAAAAGGTATTaacaatacttataaaaaaaaaaaggtattacaaattcatatataatatcccTTCTCTGCCCCACTTcgctccactctttttttagTGATAATTAAAAGCACAAAACATGTCAAACAAGattcataattttcaaattgtaaatttgttATGAAATGGGTTAAAAGTAGCTAGCTTGCCATCAGTGTACTACAAACAAGGAACTACCTGATGTAACTTAAAGTGTTTGGCAGCTTTCAATACATCCAAAGAAGATGGAGAATTTCCAAAAATGGATGGCAGCTTTTCCACAGTGACCATCTCAATCTCTTCAGCCATATATGGTTCTTCTTTCAGAAACTCCTTATGAAAGACAAGAGTTTAAGCATATACACAAATTTAGAATATCCAAGAAACATATATcaactcataacatattttaaatggttttaaaagtaaaagaaacaCCTTGACAGTAAGGACAGGATCAGAAGATCCACGACTACTGGCAAATTTTATGCACAACCCTTCAACATCTGAAAGAGTTTTCACATTTGATACTGCTTCCTCTGGTTTCATTCCCAGCTTTATACCAAGTACAATCTGAAGAGATTTGACAGTGCACGTCATGATTAATATAGAGACAATCTATGAAAGCAAAAAAGTTGTGTTCCCTCGCAATTTGCAAGTCAGGTAACCATAAATCTCTTTATTGAGAAAAAGACAGTTCAGTTTCTTCCATTAAAAGCATGGGATCTTCAAGTGATTAATGTGTTCGCTGAGATCATAAACTAACTCAAAGCTTGCTCTTgcaattcaagaaaaataaaatagctgaACCACAATTATTTAAACCTTCCCTTCATCTGCCCACCCCCTTCTAACTTGGATGTAAAGTAACTGGCAAGTGTCTTGAAAATCATTATATGAAATCCCAAGCAGCCatagtaaaaataaatctaagGGCCAGCAAGGcaaatttatggaaatttatgTTCAAGTCTTTAAGACATGCTGAAACTTACAGCAGCCAACCGGCATTCAACAACCCTGTTATTGTAGTTTGTAGCAGCAGTGACTGCTTTCTGAGATTCTGCCAGAGAATGGGCGATGACAAAAGTACCACCACTAGGAAGTTGCACATCAGTAGCACGAATAGGGTTGAAATCAATCAACTCTGCAAATCCAGATTTGGCCATAACAGAGATTGCCTGTCAAGTGAACAAGGACTAATAGGTTAGGGGGATTAAACCATTACTGAGGGTAGGTCGAGTGGTCTACtataaaattaactaataatcagagatataaaattttaatttaggaAAAGTTAGTATGGAATTCGTCATTACAAAGCAAAAATATATGACCTGATCCATTCCACCTGATTGTGTTCCAATGTGTCGTTCACATTCACATGTAAGCTGGGCAACTTCTTTCTGTTCAACAATAatcatatattagtatttgaatCAGCTCAAATAAGggaaaaaacatataaataggTGTAAATGTTTAGCAGTGGTACAGGATGAGCTGCTTTGCCATataattaaagtattaattatttaaagataattttattgtcTAAATTGAGCATGAGTAATATACATTTTGAAACCAGTTATCAGTTTTGTTCCCTTCACCAAAGTCAATTTCAACCCCACATAAAATGTTGTCCCTCCATAAGTACAATAAGGTTAGCTCAGGAAATTCAGAAGAAATGAAATGCAGAGCCTTTTCAAATGctagtaaaaatgaaaatgcataaTGACAAATCTAAACTGCAAGTACAAATGCACCCCAAAATAGTAAGATTATTAGATTATTTCTTTTCACTGTTCtaacagtattttttttatatgtaaaaaaaatattaatatcaataggcgtagccaagtacactggatgtatacaagagaaaacacctagctaGGGTGCAGAAAATAGATATAAGGAGATCATACACCTAGGGCAGCTAGGAAAAATCCTAACAAAGCCCAAGAGGGAGAAATTAGAAACCTATCCAATCTAGACCAAGCCCAAAGACGCACCTACCCCGATCTCTCACTTGGGAATGGTGGAACCACCACCAATACACCAAGGCCTTTCCCACCAATCCAGGTTTTGCCCATAAATCCAGGTTTTTACACGCCACTGTGAATTCCCCAACACACTCCTCAATACTTGTAAACTCCAAACGATCCTACTAGAAATACATCTTAGTCCCCGGACATTCCAAGTTAGAATCTTGGGCTTCATATTATAATTGGTTCTGCCCTCCCTCTAGTCCTCCCTTGACTTGGACTGCCTCCCTTAGCGACATAGTTGAAAGTTACATATCAACCTAAGTACTGTTCTAACAGTATAAGAGGGGCAGAGAGAGGACCCTACCCATCGCtacaattttccaaaaaataggTTACTTTATGTAGAGCAAACACATTAGGAAGAAAATTCAGGCATGCATGTACGCAAGCCCTACTTGGGTCCTGTTTGATAAGTGACTTGAACTTAAATGCTCCTGTAAGGACAACACAGAAATCCAATGATTACACTGTTAagtaatgattaatatatacCTTCGGAAAGTTTACATTCAAAGCAGCCATTATAGCAATTGTGGAAGAGCAAACAAACGCTGCAGAGCTTGATAGTCCAGATCCtagatcaaaggaaaaaaatgtcaCCACGATTAACTCTAGTATGCAGTTAAACACCTAAATTATTGACTCGGTAGAAAGAATAGCAAAATATCAGCTAGACATCATAGCCAATGTCATTCTACATGGATGATGAGAAATACACCTGTAGGAACTGTTCCATCCACTAGAACATCAAGTCCAACTGTTGAACCTACATCCACTCCTTTTAATTTAGCGTATTCATGAAAACCTTTGTACCTGGAGAATACAGACCATTACATTTTTCTGATAAGTGAGTTTAGTAGATTATGATCATTTGTACactgtttattaaaaaataagatgaagagTAGTCATCAAAGTGCTAtgtagtgtgtgtgtgtgtgtgtgttgccATATAGAAGGAAGTTTAATCCAAACTCCTAAGTATTTGCATGTTAAGACTGGAAATGTGCACGCGCACacacaaaatattcatttgaataaCAATGTTTCTCCAAATTAATGGATAAAGGTAGGTTAAGTAAATTTGGTCACAATTCAAAGCCTGCATTTGATTGTGTAGCACTATCTTTTGAAGGTCATTTGAGAAGCATTGCACCACAACATCCCTTCAGATTTGGATCCAGTTCACGTGCTTTTAAAGAGACTctactaaaaagaaaagaaagctaaTAATCAGAAGTATATCATAAACTTAGAATCAACTACATAAAGCAAAATATACTCACCCGCAAATAAAATAATGGCCCCATTTGTGATCCTTCAAGTTAATTTCCTGCAAAATAAACAGGGCAAAAGTTTTTAAAACgaaatctaatttttataagGCAGGCAAGGGTAGTGACATGGTGGAGAGCAAAGATTGTGCTCAAAAGTAACAGAGTAATCTACAGATGAAAGGAACTCTAGCAATAACCAATGCAATCACCATATTGTACTACTATGAGATCTAAACTTCTAATTGCATAAAACAGGCTGTtgccatcaacaaaatcaagaacCATCCGGCAGTGAATCATAGCAGATGCAATCAAAAAGAGAAACAGTAGCGTCAAGCATTCCAGTGTGAATAATCGACTCCAAAATACCAAAGATATAATGCTCACGCCAAAGAATGTAATTCTAGTTACAAACCcaatcaaaatcacaaaatatcatGCGAAGTATTCATATACCTGGTCAGGATTAGCAGGATACGTACACATGGTGTACTTAGCACTGACATTAGCAATTCTGAGAACCTTTTCGGCCTCTCCCTCATCGTGCTTTCGGATTGCCACTATCGTGTCTTGCCGTATTGCCATGGGCAGCACCGAGTAGCCTTCATAGTCAATGTGCTCCCCAATCAAGTTCACCCTCCCTGcatgcaaaaaattaataaccaACTGTCTAAGTCTCGATTTATCGTCAACAGACTCACAAAATCAAAAAGAGTCTCAAAGCAAAATGTTTATTATCACAACTACACCCACGATGAATTAGTCCACAATGACTCAAAAGAACAGAGTGTGTGTTTCTGAGtggatacacacacacacagagattaGATTCGTCTCAACAATCTAAGATTCAAAACGAAGTTGATTTAGCTGTTCACAAGTGTTTCGAGGCAACCAAACAGATTATTAGCGAGCAACAGAGAGAAGCGGTTGCTACTCGGAGTTGTAAAATCCATTTTGGGAGTCACAAGACTTTGTCGGCAACCATACACAGAcataacagagagagagagagagagagagaacctggaGAGCGAGCGAAGACGTGAGGAGGTTGACCGAAAACCTCGAGAAACTTGGACTTAAAATCGTAGAATCGAAGCTGGGCGTCCTGTAGCTGGGAGCCGTCACCGTAGACAGGCTCCAGGGATGAGAAGACGGGGATTGGGAGCTCTTCGTGCTTGGCCATATGATCGTAATCGTCCTACGCTCGTCAACTCAGAAATCAGATGCAGTTCCAGATGACCACTCTACTCCATCTCCCCTCATTTAAACTAACGAATGACGTTTTCCTCTTggcttttctttcttcttttgtgaTGGAAAATGCCTGTACCGTTGGATTCTGATTCCCCCTCAATTATCcgaattttaaattgtttgagccatcaaataaatgataaattttaattgaaaaagcatattttaaatagagaaatgaaaaatatcagcCTACATCTTCATCACaccgtgttgagttgaaaaaaaaaaaaaaaatcttaaggGTGTGCTGCGACTTCCGACTAATGCCcagcatttctcttttaaataagtaattacttaaaatatatcacattaatatatacaaaaaataaataaaaatatataaggtAAGGAATAGTACTTTTAtagggttttttttcttaagaaaatggGAGGCTGGTCGACCAGCGTAGTAATCATCTCTAAGCGTGACCATAAGAGTCTCTTCCTACTGTGAAATATCCAGTTTGAAtcataactattattttaaggGTAAGCCCGTCACCATAGCACTACCAAATTATACAATTGGTCCAAAACTCATCCCAGGACTTAAAAGTCAAACTTTACAAtcacaaatcattttaatttatatcctGACTCAAATTCTTGAtcttaaaactataaaatattaactcataCCAATTAGACTACCACCTTAATTGTCACCCTAATTGTGGTACTTTTATGGGTTGTGATACATGTATGTAAGCCTtttagtagaaaaaaaaaaaaaaaaaaatcttaccatCATAAAGAGattttccaaaattaaatttataaactgattttatattatacattaaatctcatttataatatatcaacatttataaaatattgttttcacggaattaaattttttctaatagTAAATATTGTTTTCACGTGATATGCAAGTCATTGTCACTCTAAGGTACCGGAAAAGATGAGGGATTTGAATCTTGTAACGGTTTGACTTTCTCCTTCGCATCAAATttatttccctttctttcccTCCCCTGTATTTGTTTagtcaaaaattatattcattgtTTTCGCAtcacacttataatttttttttttttttaataaatgtgtggtataaaaattatgagaaaaaaaactcttatttaGTGCATTGGCCTTGAAGCTAAATTACTTTTAagctatgtttggatgttgatttaaattgagttgagatgagttgatttttttatgaatagtagtaagttgagatggtagagtgagttttgtacgtccacctaatatgagtttatatatatttatgaaaagttaaaaaaaattatgggtcaTACGTATAgaagtgttgagttgaaaaaagttatggattacatatataaagatgttttgaattgagtgatatttaattatttagaagttatgtgtttgaatattggaATAGGTCTGAAACAGAATCTAACTAAGATGAACTGAACTCATTTAAggatccaaacgaaaccttacaCTCTTAATTAAGATTTAAGATACTTTTTTGCTTTGGTAATTTGAGGGTAGTTTGTCAagttctaaaatttttattttaattgaataaattgaattaaacaaaaacaaaaacttaaaaggaAATAAGTGTTACGATAATCAAGTCAAATAAAAGTAACCTTTATGGTAGAATTTTCTCAAGATTAGAAGGATGTTAATGATAATTccgactaaaatatttatttaacaataTTGCTTCATAAATGAAGTACCTATAAATGGATAAAGATTTTCGGGAACAATTCTCTAAACTCGATGACTTTGAGAAGAAATTATGTAAACATACAACGTGAGTTACAAGGTAACAATAAATGTTCACCATTTGGATTAAAGTTGGAATTATAAGTAGAATTTTATAGCATTACAAGaatcattttatcttttatctattttagggcttgtttgaaaataattctCATTCCAAAATTTGCATTTTATCTCatcccatatattttttaaatacaatttaaatacaaaaattttaaactaattattacaattttttcaaattttcaaattttcaaataaaaataattcaatttttttaaatctcaaaacaaaaataatattgtaaaactatattctaacaatattttaactttataatattcttaattc
This window of the Juglans regia cultivar Chandler chromosome 12, Walnut 2.0, whole genome shotgun sequence genome carries:
- the LOC108994829 gene encoding galactokinase-like isoform X1, with the translated sequence MAKHEELPIPVFSSLEPVYGDGSQLQDAQLRFYDFKSKFLEVFGQPPHVFARSPGRVNLIGEHIDYEGYSVLPMAIRQDTIVAIRKHDEGEAEKVLRIANVSAKYTMCTYPANPDQEINLKDHKWGHYFICGYKGFHEYAKLKGVDVGSTVGLDVLVDGTVPTGSGLSSSAAFVCSSTIAIMAALNVNFPKKEVAQLTCECERHIGTQSGGMDQAISVMAKSGFAELIDFNPIRATDVQLPSGGTFVIAHSLAESQKAVTAATNYNNRVVECRLAAIVLGIKLGMKPEEAVSNVKTLSDVEGLCIKFASSRGSSDPVLTVKEFLKEEPYMAEEIEMVTVEKLPSIFGNSPSSLDVLKAAKHFKLHQRASHVYSEAKRVHAFKDTVASELSEEDKLKKLGDLMNESHYSCSVFYECSCPELEELVNICREHGALGARLTGAGWGGCAVALVKESIVPQFIFNLKERFYQSRIEKGIINKDDLGLYVFASKPSSGAAIFKF
- the LOC108994829 gene encoding galactokinase-like isoform X4, with the translated sequence MAKHEELPIPVFSSLEPVYGDGSQLQDAQLRFYDFKSKFLEVFGQPPHVFARSPGRVNLIGEHIDYEGYSVLPMAIRQDTIVAIRKHDEGEAEKVLRIANVSAKYTMCTYPANPDQEINLKDHKWGHYFICGYKGFHEYAKLKGVDVGSTVGLDVLVDGTVPTGSGLSSSAAFVCSSTIAIMAALNVNFPKKEVAQLTCECERHIGTQSGGMDQAISVMAKSGFAELIDFNPIRATDVQLPSGGTFVIAHSLAESQKAVTAATNYNNRVVECRLAAIVLGIKLGMKPEEAVSNVKTLSDVEGLCIKFASSRGSSDPVLTVKEFLKEEPYMAEEIEMVTVEKLPSIFGNSPSSLDVLKAAKHFKLHQRASHVYSEAKRVHAFKDTVASELSEEDKLKKLGDLMNESHYSCSVFYECSCPELEELVNICREHGALGARLTGAGWGGCAVALVKESIVPQFIFNLKERFYQSRIEKGIINKDDLGLYVFASKPSSGAAIFKF